A genomic stretch from Shewanella woodyi ATCC 51908 includes:
- a CDS encoding glutamate synthase-related protein: protein MSKPIIADNKPKKVELNKGEEYYFCACGKSQSQPFCDGSHAGTSFKPKAFTAEQDGEAFLCACKHTANAPFCDGSHKQFTASQIGSEGPGITNAADSNSSPAAKATIEEPTVEFIHQLARDGLSKLGHHGPMTSMGVPRHLLPHWDDLQIMTAQMATKPLLEDQAVSTELIIGPQARKPLKLKIPLFVSDMSFGALSEEAKTALSIGAELAGTGICSGEGGMLPEEQAANSRYFYELASAQFGYKEELMHSIQAFHFKGGQGAKTGTGGHLPGVKNKGKISQVRGIPEGQSAISPPTFANLSSSSDFKRFADRVREVSGGVPIGFKLSANHIERDIQFALDASADYIILDGRGGGTGAAPEMFRDHISVPTIPALARARRYLDEQGASGRVTLIVTGGLRVPMDFVKAMALGADGVAISNSAMQSIGCVAARMCNTNNCPAGIATQKADLRQRLNVEKSSQQLANFFNASVELMQVMARACGHHSLSDFNRDDLATWHREMAHLSGVQYAGLTPLK from the coding sequence ATGAGCAAACCTATTATTGCAGATAATAAACCAAAGAAAGTCGAATTGAACAAGGGCGAGGAGTATTACTTTTGCGCCTGTGGAAAATCTCAAAGTCAGCCATTTTGTGACGGTTCCCATGCTGGCACCTCGTTTAAGCCTAAAGCATTTACCGCGGAGCAAGATGGCGAAGCCTTTTTATGTGCCTGTAAACACACGGCCAATGCTCCTTTTTGTGATGGCAGCCACAAACAGTTCACCGCGAGCCAAATCGGCAGTGAAGGACCGGGAATAACGAACGCAGCAGACAGCAATAGCTCTCCAGCAGCTAAAGCAACCATTGAAGAACCCACAGTTGAGTTTATTCATCAGTTAGCACGAGATGGTCTGTCAAAGCTTGGACATCACGGCCCTATGACCTCTATGGGTGTACCTAGACATTTACTTCCTCACTGGGATGATCTACAGATCATGACGGCCCAGATGGCCACTAAGCCTTTGCTCGAAGACCAAGCCGTTTCAACCGAACTGATTATCGGCCCTCAGGCACGTAAACCATTGAAGCTAAAGATCCCACTCTTCGTCTCAGACATGAGTTTTGGTGCACTCTCAGAAGAAGCCAAAACAGCCCTCTCCATAGGCGCAGAGCTTGCTGGAACAGGAATATGTTCAGGTGAAGGGGGAATGCTCCCTGAGGAGCAAGCTGCTAACTCACGCTATTTTTATGAATTAGCCAGTGCGCAATTTGGCTATAAAGAGGAGTTAATGCACTCCATTCAAGCCTTTCACTTTAAAGGGGGGCAAGGGGCAAAAACAGGCACCGGTGGTCACCTGCCAGGCGTCAAGAACAAGGGAAAAATCTCGCAAGTACGTGGAATACCTGAAGGACAATCAGCAATCTCGCCACCCACCTTTGCCAATTTAAGCTCAAGCAGCGACTTTAAGCGTTTCGCTGACCGTGTCCGTGAAGTGAGTGGTGGCGTTCCCATCGGCTTTAAGCTCAGTGCCAACCATATTGAGCGTGATATTCAGTTTGCCCTCGATGCCAGCGCAGATTACATCATCCTCGATGGCCGCGGTGGTGGAACGGGAGCTGCACCTGAGATGTTCCGCGATCATATCAGCGTCCCCACCATTCCCGCATTAGCTCGAGCTCGCCGATATTTAGATGAGCAAGGTGCAAGTGGGCGTGTAACCTTAATTGTCACTGGTGGATTACGTGTCCCAATGGACTTTGTCAAAGCAATGGCCCTTGGCGCGGATGGCGTTGCTATCTCTAACAGTGCAATGCAGTCAATTGGTTGTGTCGCTGCCCGCATGTGTAACACCAACAACTGCCCTGCTGGCATTGCGACTCAAAAAGCGGATCTGCGTCAACGTCTCAATGTAGAGAAGTCATCACAACAGTTGGCTAACTTCTTCAACGCTTCTGTGGAGTTGATGCAGGTGATGGCTCGCGCTTGCGGTCATCATAGCCTGAGTGACTTTAACAGGGACGATCTCGCTACATGGCACAGAGAGATGGCTCACCTAAGCGGTGTGCAATACGCAGGGCTAACGCCATTAAAGTAA
- the fabB gene encoding beta-ketoacyl-ACP synthase I, producing the protein MKRVVITGLGVVSSIGNNKQEVTESLKAGRSGITHSDQFEEMKLRSHVWGDIKLDPKEHIDRKALRFMGNAAAYAYIAMAEAIEDAGLTEEQYSDPRVGIIAGTGGASSANQVQAADTLREKGVKRVGPYIVPRIMSSTSSACLATPFKIKGMNYSISSACATSAHCIGHAVELIQMGKQDMVFAGGSEEVDWTLTMGFDAMGALSTKYNDTPEKASRTYDADRDGFVISGGGGIVVVEELEHALARGAKIYAEVVGYGASSDGYDMVAPSGEGAVRCMQMALADVNTPVDYINTHGTSTPVGDMRELEALRETFGENLPAIASTKSLTGHALGAAGAHEAIYSLIMMENNFIAPSINIDNLDEKAAGMPVVTEYREMELNTVMSNSFGFGGTNATLVMSKYK; encoded by the coding sequence ATGAAAAGAGTCGTGATCACCGGACTTGGCGTCGTATCAAGTATTGGTAATAACAAGCAAGAAGTCACTGAGTCACTAAAAGCTGGCCGTAGTGGTATAACTCACTCAGATCAATTTGAAGAGATGAAACTCCGCAGCCATGTTTGGGGCGATATCAAATTAGACCCTAAAGAGCACATAGATCGTAAAGCACTTCGCTTTATGGGTAATGCTGCTGCTTATGCGTATATCGCGATGGCTGAAGCCATTGAAGATGCTGGGCTAACTGAAGAGCAGTATTCAGATCCTCGCGTTGGGATCATCGCTGGTACCGGTGGTGCATCTTCTGCTAACCAAGTTCAAGCTGCAGACACGCTTCGTGAGAAGGGCGTGAAGCGCGTTGGACCTTACATAGTACCTCGTATTATGTCGAGTACATCTAGTGCGTGTCTGGCGACACCATTTAAAATCAAAGGCATGAACTACTCAATCAGTTCTGCTTGTGCAACCAGTGCACACTGTATCGGCCACGCGGTTGAACTTATTCAGATGGGTAAGCAAGATATGGTCTTTGCTGGTGGCTCTGAAGAGGTCGACTGGACTTTGACCATGGGCTTTGACGCCATGGGGGCACTGTCGACTAAATATAACGATACACCAGAAAAAGCTTCTCGTACCTATGATGCAGACCGTGATGGTTTTGTTATCTCTGGTGGCGGCGGTATTGTCGTAGTTGAGGAGTTAGAGCATGCGTTAGCTCGTGGCGCTAAAATTTATGCTGAAGTCGTCGGTTATGGCGCATCTTCTGATGGTTATGACATGGTGGCTCCATCAGGTGAAGGTGCAGTGCGTTGTATGCAGATGGCACTTGCCGATGTGAATACGCCGGTTGATTATATCAATACACACGGTACATCGACGCCTGTTGGTGATATGCGTGAGCTTGAAGCGTTACGTGAAACTTTCGGCGAGAATCTACCTGCTATCGCATCAACTAAGTCTTTGACTGGTCATGCATTGGGTGCCGCTGGTGCTCACGAGGCTATCTACAGCTTGATCATGATGGAGAATAACTTCATCGCACCAAGCATCAACATCGATAACTTAGATGAGAAAGCTGCTGGTATGCCAGTGGTGACAGAGTACCGTGAAATGGAACTTAACACTGTGATGAGTAACAGTTTTGGTTTCGGTGGTACGAATGCTACTTTAGTCATGAGCAAATACAAGTAA